The following are encoded together in the Solenopsis invicta isolate M01_SB chromosome 14, UNIL_Sinv_3.0, whole genome shotgun sequence genome:
- the LOC105205101 gene encoding ATP-binding cassette sub-family G member 4-like, with protein MLKGNSKNNAARMLENECKVELQESKKLLESEKLWDSKLYIQFNDLCYSIRNRKGTAKTLLHNVTGHFEPEKITVIIGPSGAGKTTLMKIISGKRSMNIKGTLTVNNDEWNKGMFRKHVCYVPQQFDLLPYLTTRETLCIAARLRLDVNQSKQEINLVVDDIAEKFNLSNCLDTMANKLSGGEQKRLFIGVQIIAKSSVFLLDEPTSGLDSTASYQLFSILHNMAKANCTIVCAIHQPSSRMITLFDDIMILNRGRCLYCGPKSEILSTFNIAGFTCPNFYNIAEFVLEVVTEQKDEDLENLYKIWRDEYEKFKSHSEYKNELNSIDNKQNFETENRVTTIKSLLQEKSTWQQQKILFSRALICIMRDNIFTKLRFATHILVGLLFGAIFYNFGDDAEKVLSNIACLFIMPMFLFCINAVQSVHMIPKEAAVFLQEHLNNWYSFRAYYSVRVISDIPMQILCTSSFFLISYYMTGQPMEFHRIIQAWIICLLTIILGQTFGIFIGTVFGVKLGVYMIMAINIPLLMLAGFFVKIAELPVYIQPLSFISCYRYIFTGLLQTVYLDRPDLSCPKIYCYFSSTKKILSTMDLLELPFYVLLIILIFWILFYHVLVYVVFCWKIYVKK; from the exons ATGCTGAAaggaaatagtaaaaataacgCAGCGAGAATGCTGGAGAACGAATGCAAGGTCGAATTGCAGGAATCAAAAAAACTGCTGGAATCCGAGAAGTTATGGGATTCAAAATTGTATATCCAATTTAACGATCTTTGTTACTCAATTCGCAACCGCAAAG GAACTGCGAAAACACTCTTACATAATGTAACGGGGCATTTTGAACCGGAGAAGATCACAGTGATAATTGGTCCTTCTGGTGCAGGAAAAACTACACTAATGAAAATCATATCGGGGAAACgatcaatgaatattaaaggTACTCTCACTGTGAACAACGATGAATGGAATAAAGGAATGTTCCGTAAACACGTGTGCTACGTACCGCAGCAATTTGATTTATTGCCGTACCTTACAACGAGAGAAACACTCTGCATAGCGGCTCGACTAAGACTCGATGTTAATCAGagtaaacaagaaattaatttagtt GTGGACGATATTGCGGAGAAATTCAACTTGTCCAATTGTTTAGACACAATGGCAAACAAATTAAGTGGTGGCGAACAAAAGAGATTGTTTATTGGTGTACAAATAATCGCCAAGTCAtcagtttttttattagatgAGCCAACAAGCGGTCTTGACAGTACCGCATCTTATCag CTATTTAGCATATTGCACAATATGGCAAAAGCAAACTGCACTATAGTTTGCGCGATACATCAACCTAGTAGTCGTATGATTACGCTTTTCGATGACATCATGATACTCAATCGAGGCAGATGTTTGTACTGCGGCCCAAAGAGCGAGATCTTAAGCACATTCAACATTGCCGGATTCACGTGTCCCAACTTCTATAACATAGCTGAATTTG TTCTCGAGGTGGTAACCGAACAGAAGGATgaagatttagaaaatttatacaagATATGGCGTGATGAGTACGAAAAATTCAAATCGCACAGCGAATATAAAAATG AACTGAATTCAATTGATAACAAACAGAATTTTGAAACAGAAAATAGAGTTACAACCATAAAAAGCTTATTACAAGAAAAATCTACATGGCAACagcaaaagattttattttcgcGAGCTTTAATCTGTATCATGCGAGATAAT atttttacaaaattaagatTTGCGACGCACATCCTAGTTGGGCTTCTATTCGGGGCAATATTCTACAATTTCGGTGACGATGCAGAAAAAGTACTTAGTAACATTGCTTGCTTATTTATCATGccaatgtttttattttgtataaatgccGTACAGTCGGTGCATATGA TTCCCAAGGAAGCGGCAGTGTTCCTACaggaacatttaaataattggtACTCTTTCAGAGCCTACTACAGCGTAAGAGTGATATCGGATATCCCGATGCAA ATACTTTGTACCtcatctttctttttaatatcatattatatgACGGGGCAGCCAATGGAATTCCATAGAATTATACAGGCATGGATCATTTGTCTGTTAACTATAATTCTTGGACAAACATTCGGGATATTTATAGGCACAGTTTTTGGCGTTAAG tTAGGTGTATATATGATAATGGCAATTAATATACCATTATTGATGCTCGCTGGATTTTTCGTGAAAATAGCAGAATTGCCAGTGTACATACAACCTTTAAGTTTCATAAGCTGCTACAG atacATATTTACTGGATTATTGCAGACAGTCTACCTTGACCGACCTGATTTGTCGTGCCCTAAAATTTACTGTTATTTTagttcaacaaaaaaaattctttcgacAATGGACCTTCTAGAATTGCCATTTTATGTACTTCTGATAATACTTATCTTTTGGATACTTTTTTATCATGTACTCGTCTATGTAGTATTCTGTtggaaaatttatgtaaaaaagtgA